A part of Streptomyces sp. NBC_01497 genomic DNA contains:
- a CDS encoding CoA-transferase subunit beta, translating to MEVNAARALAGSRTCFVGIGLPSTAANLARATHEPDLVLIYESGTIGSRPTRLPLSIGDGELADTADAVVAVPEMFNYWLQGGRIDVGFLGAAQVDRFANVNTTVVARGADRPEARLPGAGGAPEIAANCKKVLLVLRHTPRGFVGTLDFVTTMGHGSGPGDRAKYGMRGEGPVAVITDLGILRPDPATSELVLTETHPGVTVDQVRAATGWDLKVAPDVATTAPPTAGELAALRTLKAAGRKAS from the coding sequence ATGGAGGTCAACGCGGCCCGCGCACTGGCCGGTTCACGTACCTGCTTCGTCGGCATCGGCCTGCCGTCCACCGCCGCGAACCTGGCGCGCGCGACCCACGAGCCCGACCTCGTGCTGATCTACGAGTCGGGCACGATCGGCTCCCGGCCGACCCGGCTGCCGCTGTCCATCGGCGACGGCGAACTCGCCGACACCGCCGACGCGGTCGTCGCGGTACCGGAGATGTTCAACTACTGGCTCCAGGGCGGCAGGATCGACGTCGGCTTCCTCGGCGCCGCCCAGGTCGACCGGTTCGCCAACGTCAACACGACGGTCGTCGCACGCGGCGCGGACAGGCCCGAGGCCCGGCTGCCGGGCGCCGGCGGGGCTCCGGAGATCGCCGCGAACTGCAAGAAGGTCCTGCTCGTGCTGCGCCACACCCCCCGGGGTTTCGTCGGCACGCTCGACTTCGTCACGACGATGGGCCACGGCTCCGGCCCCGGCGACCGGGCCAAGTACGGGATGCGGGGCGAGGGGCCCGTCGCGGTCATCACGGACCTCGGCATCCTGCGGCCCGACCCGGCCACCTCGGAGCTGGTGCTGACCGAGACCCATCCCGGCGTCACGGTGGACCAGGTCAGGGCGGCGACCGGATGGGACCTGAAGGTCGCCCCCGACGTCGCCACGACCGCGCCGCCCACGGCCGGTGAGCTGGCCGCGCTGCGCACGCTCAAGGCCGCGGGGAGGAAGGCGTCATGA
- a CDS encoding CoA transferase subunit A — translation MAGMRSLHDAVAELVHDGDTVALEGFTHLIPFAAAHEIIRQGITDLTLARMTPDVVYDQLIGAGLVRKLVFSWGGNPGVGSLHRFRDAVENGWPRPLELDEHSHAGMANRYVAGASGLPFATLRGYRGSDLPTRTDTVATVVCPFTGEELAAVRALNPDVAIIHAQRADRAGNVQMWGLTGVQKEAVLAARRSLVTVEEVVDALEPRPGAVVLPHWVVDAVSVVPGGAHPSYATGYSERDNAFYTAWDAIARDREAFTRWLDTEVRGAAGAGSSEAEATVR, via the coding sequence ATGGCCGGGATGCGCAGCCTCCACGACGCCGTGGCGGAACTCGTCCACGACGGGGACACCGTCGCGCTGGAGGGGTTCACCCATCTGATCCCGTTCGCCGCCGCGCACGAGATCATCCGCCAGGGCATCACCGACCTGACACTCGCGCGTATGACCCCCGACGTCGTCTACGACCAGCTCATCGGGGCGGGCCTCGTCCGCAAGCTGGTCTTCTCCTGGGGCGGCAACCCGGGTGTCGGGTCGCTGCACCGGTTCCGGGACGCCGTGGAGAACGGCTGGCCCCGCCCGCTGGAGCTCGACGAGCACAGCCACGCGGGGATGGCCAACCGCTATGTGGCGGGCGCCTCCGGGCTGCCCTTCGCCACGTTGCGCGGCTATCGCGGCTCCGACCTCCCGACGCGTACGGACACCGTCGCGACGGTCGTCTGCCCGTTCACCGGCGAGGAGTTGGCAGCGGTACGCGCGCTCAACCCCGATGTGGCGATCATCCACGCGCAGCGCGCCGACCGCGCGGGCAATGTGCAGATGTGGGGCCTGACCGGCGTGCAGAAGGAGGCCGTCCTCGCCGCGCGGCGCTCGCTGGTGACCGTCGAGGAGGTCGTGGACGCGCTGGAGCCGCGACCGGGCGCCGTGGTGCTGCCGCACTGGGTGGTGGACGCGGTGAGCGTCGTGCCGGGCGGTGCGCACCCCTCGTACGCGACGGGCTACTCGGAGCGCGACAACGCTTTCTACACGGCGTGGGACGCGATCGCCCGGGACCGTGAGGCGTTCACGCGCTGGCTGGACACAGAGGTCAGGGGCGCGGCCGGCGCCGGGAGCAGCGAAGCGGAGGCGACCGTACGATGA
- a CDS encoding MarR family winged helix-turn-helix transcriptional regulator, translating into MAAVDLSTHPGHLARRLQQAHTLLWSTLVSQETTSPQFAVLNTLVEKPDIDQRTLGEEVRLDRSTVADVVARLARRGLLERVRDPLDGRRNVLRATAEGARAHRRLAARTEAMNMVFLAPLEEDERATLLRLIARVADEAEKVRDRA; encoded by the coding sequence ATGGCAGCGGTCGATCTCAGTACGCACCCCGGTCACCTGGCCCGCAGACTCCAGCAGGCGCACACGTTGCTCTGGTCGACGCTCGTCTCGCAGGAGACCACCTCACCGCAGTTCGCCGTGCTCAACACCCTGGTGGAGAAGCCCGACATCGACCAGCGCACGCTGGGCGAGGAGGTACGGCTCGACCGCTCGACGGTCGCGGACGTCGTCGCCCGGCTGGCCCGGCGCGGCCTGCTGGAGCGGGTACGGGACCCACTCGACGGGCGGCGCAACGTGCTGCGCGCGACAGCCGAGGGGGCGAGGGCACACCGCAGGCTCGCCGCCCGGACGGAGGCCATGAACATGGTCTTCCTCGCACCGCTGGAGGAGGACGAGCGGGCGACGCTGCTGCGGCTGATCGCGCGGGTCGCGGACGAGGCGGAAAAAGTTCGCGACCGGGCGTGA
- a CDS encoding class F sortase, translated as MSANGAKGRAWGLATAACVGLWLVQTGLRPVTPPAPTVTQAFAGHAEPGGAGRTAAVPHARPGPAPLPASAPVRLRIPRIGVDAPMAGLGLTRDGRLDAPPASRGDLAGWYERGTTPGAKGTAIVAGHVDTARGPAVFYNLGTLRKGDRIEITRRDGRTAVFGVDAVEVYKNSAFPNHKVYAAANRPELRVITCGGGFSPSTGYEGNVVTYAHLTGVRG; from the coding sequence ATGAGCGCCAACGGCGCCAAGGGCAGGGCCTGGGGGCTGGCCACGGCCGCCTGCGTCGGCCTCTGGCTCGTACAGACGGGGCTGCGGCCCGTGACACCACCCGCTCCGACGGTGACGCAGGCCTTCGCGGGCCACGCGGAGCCCGGCGGCGCGGGGCGCACGGCGGCGGTCCCCCACGCACGCCCCGGTCCCGCACCGCTGCCGGCGTCGGCACCCGTACGGCTGCGTATCCCGCGTATCGGCGTGGACGCCCCGATGGCGGGCCTCGGCCTGACCCGGGACGGGCGCCTCGACGCGCCCCCGGCCTCCCGCGGCGATCTCGCGGGCTGGTACGAGCGGGGGACGACGCCCGGCGCGAAGGGCACCGCGATCGTGGCAGGCCATGTGGACACGGCGCGCGGCCCGGCCGTCTTCTACAACCTGGGCACGCTCCGCAAGGGCGACCGGATCGAGATCACCCGGCGTGACGGGCGCACAGCGGTGTTCGGCGTGGACGCGGTCGAGGTCTACAAGAACAGCGCCTTTCCCAACCACAAGGTCTACGCGGCGGCGAACCGCCCCGAACTGCGCGTGATCACCTGCGGGGGCGGCTTCTCGCCGAGCACGGGCTACGAGGGCAACGTGGTCACCTACGCCCACCTCACCGGCGTCCGGGGCTGA
- the cutA gene encoding divalent-cation tolerance protein CutA, translated as MPDPGASRPATPPAGDSCLVVLTTTDSAAKAEALAAGAVTARLAACAQISAPVTSVYRWEGVLRTDREWQIVFKTTHDVYDALEAHLRAAHDYDTPEIVAVPLVRGSADYLAWVAEQTRTS; from the coding sequence GTGCCCGACCCCGGTGCTTCGCGTCCAGCGACCCCGCCTGCGGGCGACTCGTGCCTGGTGGTGCTCACCACGACCGACAGTGCGGCCAAGGCCGAGGCGTTGGCGGCCGGCGCCGTCACGGCCCGCCTCGCGGCCTGTGCGCAGATCTCGGCGCCCGTCACCTCCGTCTACCGCTGGGAGGGCGTCCTCCGTACGGACCGGGAGTGGCAGATCGTCTTCAAGACGACCCACGACGTGTACGACGCGCTGGAGGCGCATCTGCGTGCCGCACACGACTACGACACCCCCGAGATCGTCGCGGTGCCCCTCGTGCGCGGGAGCGCGGACTACCTGGCCTGGGTGGCGGAACAGACCCGTACCTCGTGA
- a CDS encoding gamma-glutamylcyclotransferase family protein, whose product MTGPPFFVYGTLRAGGAHHDAFLRGRTAGPPVAAVLPGAALYEGPGYPYAVLEAADGTLGAAAGELVTAAPGAYAGLLAALDRLEGFTVPGARNNLYERVYGPTRTDRGVTVMAWVYVAPPDLAAELRAHGRRVPHDDWRARP is encoded by the coding sequence GTGACCGGGCCACCCTTCTTCGTCTACGGCACGCTCCGCGCCGGGGGCGCCCATCATGACGCGTTCCTGCGCGGCAGGACGGCGGGCCCGCCGGTCGCGGCCGTCCTGCCGGGGGCAGCGCTGTACGAAGGGCCGGGCTACCCGTACGCGGTTCTGGAAGCGGCCGACGGCACCCTCGGCGCCGCGGCCGGCGAGCTGGTGACGGCCGCGCCCGGTGCGTACGCCGGCCTGCTCGCGGCGCTGGACCGGCTGGAGGGCTTCACCGTGCCCGGAGCACGGAACAACCTGTACGAGCGGGTGTACGGGCCGACGCGCACGGATCGCGGGGTCACGGTCATGGCCTGGGTCTACGTCGCTCCCCCGGATCTCGCCGCGGAACTGCGCGCACACGGCCGCCGCGTCCCGCACGACGACTGGCGGGCCCGCCCCTGA
- a CDS encoding SanA/YdcF family protein, with translation MGVCALALAPAAWLHLSTGDRMRTVADVPATDVAVVFGAGLRDGTPTAYLAHRLDTAAELYRTGKVKVVLVSGDNSTKDYDEPDAMSAYLVRHGVPRARVVDDYAGFDTWNSCTRAEKIFGVRRAVLVTQGFHVPRALALCRAAGIEAYGVPASDPHDVTWYYGEAREVLAADKASLDAMLRPAPTFLGPKDHGVARALASSSATSGSG, from the coding sequence ATGGGGGTCTGCGCACTGGCGCTGGCGCCCGCCGCGTGGCTGCATCTGAGCACCGGCGACCGGATGCGGACGGTGGCGGACGTGCCCGCGACGGACGTCGCGGTGGTGTTCGGCGCGGGCCTGCGCGACGGCACTCCCACGGCGTACCTGGCGCACCGGCTGGACACGGCCGCGGAGCTGTACCGGACAGGGAAGGTGAAGGTGGTGCTGGTCAGCGGCGACAACAGCACCAAGGACTACGACGAGCCGGACGCGATGAGCGCGTATCTCGTCCGGCACGGGGTGCCGCGCGCCCGCGTCGTGGACGACTATGCGGGCTTCGACACCTGGAACTCCTGTACACGCGCCGAGAAGATCTTCGGCGTGCGGCGGGCGGTCCTGGTGACCCAGGGCTTCCACGTGCCGCGCGCGCTGGCGCTGTGCCGGGCGGCGGGCATCGAGGCGTACGGCGTCCCGGCGTCCGATCCGCACGATGTGACCTGGTACTACGGCGAGGCGCGCGAGGTCCTGGCCGCGGACAAGGCGTCACTCGACGCGATGCTACGGCCCGCCCCGACGTTCCTCGGCCCCAAGGACCACGGCGTCGCGCGAGCGCTCGCGTCCTCCTCCGCAACGAGTGGCTCCGGCTGA
- a CDS encoding deoxyguanosinetriphosphate triphosphohydrolase gives MAGTSGSTPSRPSSAGSSGAGSPSADSSGGGASPHEGSGPGSAGRYGPADTARWVTEPDKRPGRTAFQRDRARVLHSSALRRLAGKTQVVTPGAPGEEWDASPRTRLTHSLECAQVGRELGAALGCDPDLVEAACLSHDMGHPPFGHNGERVLDQFAADCGGFEGNAQSLRLLTRIEPKRFAAPGAAARPRDGSAPASPASPGPGTSQVGVGLNLTRAALDAATKYPWPRGGAPAATPAGHVKFGVYEDDLPVFAWVREGVPEGRTCFEAQVMDWSDDVAYSVHDFEDGLYAGYIDPAALASPTERQAIWAVAVGRYTDPGTDPAELSAALDRLMAQEWWPDVYDGSAVAQGRVKDAASELIGRFCLSAEGATRAAYGPGPLTRYGARLVVPRPARLECAVLKAVADRYVMQRPEQEAIRADQRVVLTELAHTLVERAPHGLNPQFRALFEAAADDAARKRAVVDQIASLTDAAARALHARVTTRP, from the coding sequence ATGGCAGGCACTTCCGGCTCCACCCCGTCCCGCCCCTCTTCCGCCGGTTCCTCCGGCGCCGGTTCCCCTTCCGCGGATTCCTCCGGCGGGGGAGCCTCCCCCCACGAAGGCTCCGGCCCTGGCAGCGCCGGCCGCTACGGCCCCGCCGACACGGCCCGTTGGGTCACCGAACCCGACAAACGCCCCGGCCGGACGGCGTTCCAGCGCGACAGGGCCCGTGTCCTGCACTCCTCGGCCCTGCGCAGGCTGGCCGGGAAGACCCAGGTCGTCACCCCCGGCGCGCCCGGCGAGGAGTGGGACGCGAGCCCGCGCACCCGGCTCACCCACTCCCTCGAATGCGCCCAGGTGGGCCGTGAACTCGGGGCGGCCCTGGGCTGCGACCCCGACCTGGTGGAAGCGGCCTGCCTCTCCCACGACATGGGGCATCCGCCCTTCGGCCACAACGGGGAACGCGTTCTCGACCAGTTCGCCGCGGACTGCGGCGGGTTCGAGGGCAACGCCCAGTCCCTGCGGCTCCTCACCCGGATCGAGCCGAAGCGCTTCGCCGCGCCCGGCGCCGCTGCCCGGCCCCGTGACGGCTCCGCTCCCGCTTCCCCCGCATCGCCCGGCCCCGGCACCTCCCAGGTGGGTGTGGGTCTCAACCTGACCCGCGCGGCGCTCGACGCCGCCACCAAGTACCCCTGGCCGCGCGGTGGGGCGCCCGCGGCCACTCCGGCGGGCCACGTCAAGTTCGGTGTGTACGAGGACGACCTGCCGGTGTTCGCCTGGGTGCGCGAGGGCGTCCCCGAGGGCCGTACCTGCTTCGAGGCGCAGGTCATGGACTGGTCCGACGATGTGGCGTACTCCGTCCACGACTTCGAGGACGGTCTGTACGCCGGGTACATCGACCCCGCGGCCCTGGCCTCGCCCACCGAGCGCCAGGCGATCTGGGCCGTGGCCGTGGGCCGTTACACGGACCCCGGTACCGATCCCGCGGAACTGTCCGCCGCGCTCGACCGCCTGATGGCGCAGGAGTGGTGGCCCGACGTCTACGACGGTTCGGCCGTCGCCCAGGGCAGGGTCAAGGACGCCGCCAGTGAGCTCATCGGCAGGTTCTGCCTGAGCGCCGAGGGTGCGACGCGCGCCGCGTACGGTCCGGGGCCGCTGACCCGCTACGGTGCGCGGCTCGTGGTCCCGCGCCCCGCCCGGCTCGAATGCGCCGTCCTCAAGGCGGTGGCGGACCGGTACGTCATGCAGCGGCCCGAGCAGGAGGCGATCCGGGCCGACCAGCGGGTCGTCCTCACGGAACTCGCGCACACGCTCGTCGAACGCGCGCCGCACGGCCTGAACCCGCAGTTCCGCGCCCTGTTCGAGGCGGCAGCGGACGACGCGGCCCGCAAACGGGCCGTGGTGGACCAGATCGCCTCTCTCACGGACGCGGCCGCCCGGGCTCTGCACGCACGCGTCACCACCCGCCCGTAA